One Megamonas hypermegale genomic window carries:
- a CDS encoding serine/threonine-protein kinase: protein MKKDRIFDMSSDVQLFLETCTKIDELSKSEKSKIVLVYSNITRLVYVVKYLKNDDLEKLHTLYKNLQTLHCKLIPKISYLYRDDVQLIVIEEFINGRTLADLLMEQKDFPDEEIKDILLQLCKGLSFLHKKDIIHQDIKPSNILLTNDDVVKLIDFDVARTYKYDQKYNTQYFGTKGYAAPEQYGWGQTDNRSDIYALGNTIQMLKPKSNLLRRIVHKALQFDPDNRYQSVNEIIDEVNGEYKYCFKELPLNEIEIMLKDKINLFKPKIPETKDYMFNKNDIDVSFPISLVNSYDFETQQEALQVAMEEFEQLMFSNMDTYIMDVLDYYKAHHLKKYCVYQSIDTNYYYSVNKKVEKLIEEVEGRFKLKFPDYIKIFEFIPEYTNFAGSEDRANFHLWQLKHIEETNYVAEIKLNFFNRTMADTTQRFIAYADEFLQTTIDIGENRIIKMKDGKKVVDTAYHFNIDKVCIKFMEEILNSTQKVLQNSSDLRGDVEGLIQKSYLPELKKALEKKTQEILYFLKRNNSIEKAY, encoded by the coding sequence TGTCGTTAAATATTTAAAAAATGATGATTTAGAAAAATTACATACATTGTATAAAAATTTGCAGACGCTTCATTGTAAATTAATTCCTAAGATAAGCTATTTATATCGTGATGATGTTCAATTAATCGTCATTGAAGAATTTATCAACGGCAGAACTTTAGCGGATTTATTGATGGAGCAAAAAGATTTTCCTGATGAAGAAATAAAGGATATATTATTACAACTATGCAAAGGTTTGTCTTTTTTGCACAAAAAAGATATTATTCATCAAGATATTAAACCGAGCAATATTCTTTTGACAAATGATGATGTTGTGAAATTGATTGATTTTGATGTAGCGCGAACTTATAAGTATGACCAAAAATACAATACGCAATATTTTGGCACTAAAGGATATGCAGCACCTGAACAATATGGTTGGGGGCAAACGGATAATCGTTCAGATATTTATGCGTTGGGAAATACGATACAGATGCTTAAGCCAAAGTCAAATTTATTAAGGCGAATAGTGCATAAAGCTTTGCAATTTGACCCGGATAATAGATACCAATCAGTTAATGAAATCATAGATGAAGTAAACGGTGAATATAAATATTGTTTTAAGGAATTGCCTTTAAATGAAATAGAAATTATGCTTAAAGACAAAATTAATTTATTTAAGCCGAAAATACCTGAGACTAAGGATTACATGTTTAATAAAAATGATATTGATGTATCTTTTCCGATAAGCCTTGTTAATTCATATGATTTTGAAACACAACAAGAAGCTTTGCAAGTGGCGATGGAAGAGTTTGAGCAATTGATGTTTTCTAATATGGATACGTATATAATGGATGTACTTGATTATTATAAAGCGCATCATTTAAAAAAATATTGTGTATATCAATCAATTGATACGAATTACTATTACAGTGTAAATAAAAAAGTAGAAAAATTAATTGAAGAGGTTGAAGGCAGATTTAAACTTAAATTTCCAGATTATATAAAGATATTTGAGTTTATTCCAGAATATACGAATTTTGCAGGCAGTGAAGATAGAGCTAATTTTCATTTATGGCAATTAAAGCATATTGAAGAAACGAATTATGTAGCGGAAATTAAACTGAATTTCTTTAATCGAACCATGGCAGATACAACACAGCGATTTATCGCCTATGCAGATGAATTTTTGCAGACGACGATAGATATTGGGGAAAATCGCATTATTAAGATGAAAGATGGAAAAAAAGTAGTGGATACAGCATATCATTTTAATATTGATAAAGTTTGTATTAAATTCATGGAAGAAATTTTAAACAGTACACAAAAGGTATTGCAAAATAGTTCTGATTTGCGAGGCGATGTTGAAGGACTCATTCAAAAATCGTATTTACCGGAATTAAAAAAAGCTTTAGAGAAAAAAACACAAGAGATACTTTATTTTTTAAAACGAAATAATTCAATAGAAAAAGCATACTAG
- the sucC gene encoding ADP-forming succinate--CoA ligase subunit beta — protein MNIHEYQAKQIFREFGVAVPNGVPAFSVDEAVANAETKLTGPVYVVKAQIHAGGRGKAGGVKLAKSLDEVKTYASEILGKVLVTKQTGPAGKKVNRLLIEEGCKFKKELYLSFTVDRVSSRIVMIGSEEGGMEIEEVAAKTPEKIFKEYIDPLLGLTSYQATRMAYKMNFTPASVRKAAALMQNLYKLFIAKDCSLAEINPLVITEDDNVMALDAKLNFDDSALFRHPDVQALRDVTEEDPKELEAAQLGLNYVNLGGDVACMVNGAGLAMATVDIIKYYGGEPANFLDIGGQSTPEDNAKAFKIMLEGGQAKGIFVNIFGGINRCDKVAEGIVKASQLIDLNVPIVVRLEGTNVKEGREILKNANVPGLIMAESMELGAQKIVELVKNA, from the coding sequence GTGAATATTCACGAATATCAGGCTAAACAGATTTTTAGAGAATTTGGCGTAGCAGTGCCAAATGGTGTACCTGCTTTTTCTGTAGATGAAGCAGTAGCTAATGCTGAAACAAAATTAACAGGTCCGGTTTATGTTGTTAAAGCCCAAATACATGCTGGTGGCCGTGGAAAAGCTGGCGGTGTTAAACTTGCTAAATCTTTAGATGAAGTAAAAACTTATGCTAGTGAAATTTTGGGAAAAGTACTTGTTACTAAACAAACAGGTCCTGCAGGTAAAAAAGTAAATCGTCTTTTAATTGAAGAAGGTTGCAAATTTAAAAAAGAATTATATTTAAGTTTCACTGTTGACCGTGTTTCTTCTAGAATTGTAATGATTGGTTCTGAAGAAGGCGGTATGGAAATTGAAGAAGTAGCTGCTAAAACTCCAGAAAAAATCTTTAAAGAATATATTGACCCACTTTTAGGACTTACTTCTTATCAAGCTACTCGCATGGCATATAAAATGAACTTTACACCAGCTTCCGTAAGAAAAGCTGCTGCATTAATGCAAAATCTCTATAAATTATTTATCGCTAAAGATTGTTCCTTAGCTGAAATCAATCCTCTTGTTATCACTGAAGATGATAATGTAATGGCTCTTGATGCTAAATTGAATTTTGACGATAGTGCATTATTCCGTCATCCAGATGTACAAGCATTGCGTGATGTAACTGAAGAAGACCCTAAAGAATTAGAAGCAGCACAGCTTGGCCTTAATTATGTAAATTTAGGTGGCGATGTTGCTTGTATGGTAAATGGTGCAGGTCTTGCAATGGCTACTGTTGATATTATCAAATATTACGGTGGAGAACCTGCAAACTTCTTGGATATCGGTGGACAGAGTACACCAGAAGACAATGCTAAAGCATTTAAAATCATGCTTGAAGGCGGTCAAGCAAAAGGTATTTTTGTTAATATCTTTGGTGGTATTAATAGATGCGATAAAGTTGCAGAAGGTATTGTAAAAGCTAGCCAATTAATCGATTTAAATGTACCAATTGTAGTTCGTCTTGAAGGTACTAATGTTAAAGAAGGCCGCGAAATTTTGAAAAATGCTAATGTACCAGGTCTTATCATGGCAGAATCCATGGAACTTGGCGCACAGAAAATCGTAGAATTAGTAAAAAATGCCTGA
- the sucD gene encoding succinate--CoA ligase subunit alpha, with protein sequence MGIFVNKDTKVIVQGATGKVAMFHTKHMLEYGTNIVGGVTPGKGGQVVNGVPIFNTVEEAVKATGANASVIFVPAKFAADSILEAIDAELDIVVCVTEHIPVLDMVMVRRALEGKKTRLIGPNCPGIMTTDECNIGIIPDKIHRKGHVGIVSRSGTLTYEAMAQMTKAGLGQTTIVGIGGDPVKGTDFIEVLKAFNEDPETKAVMMIGEIGGTAEEDAAEWIKANMKKPVAAFISGQQAPPGKRMGHAGAIIAGGKGSAADKIKALNDVGIEVAKTVAHMGDTMVDTLKKAGIYEECKTC encoded by the coding sequence GTGGGAATTTTTGTTAATAAAGATACAAAAGTAATCGTACAGGGAGCAACTGGTAAAGTTGCTATGTTCCATACGAAACATATGTTAGAATATGGTACAAATATCGTAGGTGGCGTAACACCAGGTAAAGGTGGACAAGTTGTTAACGGTGTGCCTATTTTTAATACAGTAGAAGAAGCTGTAAAAGCAACAGGTGCAAATGCTTCCGTTATCTTTGTACCAGCAAAATTTGCAGCTGATAGTATTTTAGAAGCTATTGATGCTGAACTTGATATAGTTGTATGTGTAACAGAACACATTCCAGTTTTAGATATGGTTATGGTTCGTCGTGCACTTGAAGGTAAAAAGACTCGTTTAATTGGTCCAAACTGCCCAGGTATTATGACAACTGATGAATGCAATATCGGTATCATTCCAGATAAAATTCATCGCAAAGGTCATGTAGGTATTGTATCTCGCTCTGGCACATTGACTTATGAAGCAATGGCACAGATGACAAAAGCTGGACTTGGTCAAACTACTATCGTAGGTATTGGCGGTGACCCAGTAAAAGGTACAGACTTCATTGAAGTATTAAAAGCATTTAATGAAGACCCAGAAACAAAAGCAGTTATGATGATTGGTGAAATTGGCGGTACAGCTGAAGAAGATGCAGCTGAATGGATTAAAGCTAATATGAAAAAACCTGTAGCAGCTTTCATCAGCGGACAGCAGGCTCCTCCAGGCAAACGTATGGGTCATGCTGGTGCGATTATCGCTGGCGGTAAAGGTTCTGCAGCTGATAAAATTAAAGCTTTAAATGATGTCGGCATTGAAGTTGCTAAGACTGTTGCTCATATGGGTGATACTATGGTAGACACTCTTAAAAAAGCTGGCATTTATGAAGAATGCAAGACTTGTTAA
- a CDS encoding L-lactate dehydrogenase, giving the protein MFKGKVVIVGASNVGSAVLTKLLDFQLASEIALIDLNENKCKGEALDANDATSCIHSLNIRTYYGDYSDCKDADLIIITAGPSIKPGEKPDRLILSKTNCKIMSSVMSEIVKYTKDAIILMITNPLDVATYHVSTQFDYPREKIIGTGTMLETFRLRRIIADRYHIDPKNIHGYVLGEHGNSAFTAWSTVNVAGLGLEHIDEYFHFDDKLDKKAIEQALVNRAYDIINLKGYTNTGIAMVAARFTKSFMYNEHTILPMSAVLEGEYGLSDVALSIPRMICADGIVRSFAPHLPKEELDLLYASAESVKKAIASAKE; this is encoded by the coding sequence ATGTTTAAAGGTAAAGTTGTCATCGTAGGTGCTAGTAATGTAGGTTCTGCTGTTCTTACAAAATTATTAGATTTTCAACTTGCTTCTGAAATTGCACTTATCGATTTAAATGAAAATAAATGTAAAGGTGAAGCACTTGATGCTAATGATGCAACATCTTGTATTCATAGCCTTAATATTAGAACTTATTATGGTGACTACTCTGACTGCAAAGATGCTGATTTAATTATTATCACTGCTGGTCCTAGTATCAAACCTGGTGAAAAACCTGATCGTCTTATCTTATCCAAAACAAACTGCAAAATCATGAGCAGTGTTATGTCCGAAATCGTTAAATACACAAAAGATGCAATTATCCTCATGATTACTAATCCACTTGATGTAGCTACATATCATGTTTCTACTCAATTCGATTATCCTCGTGAAAAAATCATCGGTACTGGTACAATGCTTGAAACATTCCGTTTACGTAGAATTATCGCAGACCGTTATCATATTGATCCTAAAAATATCCATGGTTATGTTCTTGGTGAACATGGTAACTCTGCATTTACTGCATGGAGTACAGTAAACGTTGCCGGTCTCGGTCTTGAACATATTGATGAATATTTCCATTTTGATGACAAACTTGATAAAAAAGCTATCGAACAAGCACTTGTTAATAGAGCATATGACATCATTAACTTAAAAGGTTACACAAATACTGGTATTGCTATGGTAGCTGCTCGTTTCACTAAATCCTTCATGTACAACGAACATACTATTTTGCCTATGTCCGCTGTATTAGAAGGCGAATACGGTTTAAGCGACGTTGCACTCAGCATTCCACGTATGATTTGTGCTGATGGTATCGTTCGTTCCTTCGCTCCACATCTTCCAAAAGAAGAACTCGATTTACTCTACGCTTCTGCTGAAAGTGTAAAAAAAGCTATTGCTAGTGCTAAAGAATAA
- a CDS encoding rod shape-determining protein, which translates to MFGMSMDIGIDLGTANVLIYIKGKGIVIREPSVVAIDKDSNRILAIGEEARRMIGRTPGNIVAIRPLRDGVIADYDITEQMIRYFIGRVSGRRFMFRPRIMICVPSRITTVEKRAVQEAAMQAGASHAELIEEPMAAAMGAGLDVSEPNGCMVIDIGGGTTDVAVISLGGIVVSDSLRMAGDKFDDCIITYIKNKHNVMIGERTAESIKIQVGQAYEDARDEKIEIRGRDLITGLPKTIEVKSNEVSEALAEPVASIVQCVKRVLEDTPPELSSDIMDRGIIMTGGGSMLYGLDTLIQKETGIATYLADDPLTCVAIGTGKALEYMDKIAKKGRNLKSNIADNNTEN; encoded by the coding sequence ATGTTTGGAATGTCTATGGATATTGGTATTGACCTTGGAACAGCTAATGTCCTCATTTATATAAAAGGCAAAGGCATTGTAATACGGGAACCATCTGTTGTTGCTATAGATAAAGACAGTAATCGTATTTTAGCAATTGGTGAAGAAGCACGTCGTATGATTGGACGTACACCAGGCAATATCGTAGCTATAAGACCACTTAGAGATGGCGTAATTGCTGACTATGATATAACAGAACAAATGATACGATATTTTATCGGTAGAGTTTCTGGCCGCCGTTTTATGTTTAGACCTCGTATCATGATTTGTGTACCATCTCGTATTACTACAGTAGAAAAAAGAGCAGTACAAGAAGCTGCAATGCAAGCTGGTGCAAGTCATGCTGAACTCATTGAAGAACCTATGGCAGCTGCTATGGGCGCAGGTCTTGATGTTTCTGAACCAAATGGTTGCATGGTTATAGATATTGGTGGCGGAACAACAGATGTTGCTGTTATCAGCTTAGGCGGTATCGTCGTAAGTGATTCACTTCGTATGGCTGGTGATAAATTTGATGATTGCATCATTACATATATTAAAAATAAACATAATGTAATGATTGGTGAACGTACAGCTGAAAGCATTAAAATTCAAGTAGGTCAAGCATATGAAGATGCTCGTGATGAAAAAATTGAAATTCGCGGTCGTGATTTAATCACGGGACTTCCAAAAACAATAGAAGTAAAATCTAATGAAGTCAGTGAAGCTTTAGCTGAACCAGTAGCATCTATTGTACAGTGTGTAAAACGTGTACTTGAAGATACACCACCAGAACTTTCTTCTGACATAATGGATAGAGGTATTATCATGACAGGTGGCGGCTCCATGCTTTATGGACTTGATACTTTAATTCAGAAAGAAACAGGAATTGCCACTTATTTAGCTGATGACCCATTGACTTGTGTAGCAATAGGTACAGGAAAAGCCTTAGAATATATGGATAAAATAGCTAAAAAAGGACGCAATCTTAAATCGAATATTGCGGACAATAATACCGAAAATTAA
- a CDS encoding phosphodiester glycosidase family protein, with translation MKIKRLTSILAACLVVGQIQFNVAQAAVSLAKTKPAVEQTQVLDNSIKNSEISNIRYSKSDGKVRLVFDLNETTQYEVKSMDNGYVMIDFSEPIAKNYASGINVNDASVPFVEIYSDGKTSCAVIQVVDGSAFSSGELQNPRRLYVDISKDYEYSITKNLEPGLTQISYYSRKNGEKQMAQLVEVDPKYFKLVPVLGGGDKMAKNTVKAMSNYVDAAVAENASYFGDGRELYGVTKIAGDLVSSMYLTRTAFGILADGSPYIGPVSYHGVVHSDNGDLYVSGLNGTRGSNSVMLYNHYYGTSTGTDNSGTEYVVKNDKIVSINRGNSPLRKDEMVVSVTGDGKQVLNGLKVGDTLQIEQSLNEPWNAATDILGVGPLLVKDGQVDITSAEEQIGVDVTGAKAPRTAVGILRNGNVMFAVLDGRQSHSRGMMLDDFARFLIGMDVVDAVNFDGGGSSEMVIGGKIVNSPSDGRERPVATALTAVRR, from the coding sequence ATGAAAATAAAGAGATTAACTTCAATTTTGGCTGCTTGTTTAGTAGTAGGACAGATACAATTTAATGTGGCACAGGCAGCTGTATCTTTAGCTAAAACAAAACCAGCGGTAGAACAAACACAAGTATTGGATAACTCTATAAAAAATAGTGAAATATCTAATATTCGTTATAGTAAATCTGATGGTAAAGTTAGATTGGTATTTGATTTAAATGAAACGACACAATATGAAGTAAAATCAATGGATAATGGTTATGTTATGATTGATTTTTCTGAACCAATTGCTAAAAATTATGCTAGTGGAATAAATGTAAATGATGCTTCTGTGCCATTTGTAGAAATTTATAGCGATGGAAAAACAAGTTGTGCTGTTATTCAAGTTGTAGATGGTAGTGCTTTTAGTAGCGGTGAATTGCAAAATCCTCGTAGGTTATATGTAGATATAAGCAAGGATTATGAATACAGTATAACTAAAAATTTAGAACCAGGTTTGACACAAATTTCTTATTACAGTAGAAAAAATGGTGAAAAACAAATGGCTCAATTGGTAGAAGTTGACCCTAAATATTTTAAACTTGTACCAGTTTTGGGCGGTGGCGATAAAATGGCCAAAAATACAGTTAAAGCCATGTCGAATTATGTAGATGCAGCTGTAGCGGAAAATGCTTCATATTTTGGGGATGGAAGAGAACTGTATGGTGTTACTAAAATTGCTGGTGATTTAGTATCTTCAATGTACTTAACTCGTACAGCTTTTGGTATATTAGCTGATGGTTCACCGTATATTGGACCTGTAAGCTATCATGGAGTAGTACACAGTGACAATGGTGATTTATATGTTTCAGGTTTAAATGGTACGCGTGGTTCAAATAGTGTAATGCTTTATAATCATTATTATGGAACATCGACAGGAACAGACAATAGTGGTACAGAATATGTAGTAAAAAATGATAAAATTGTATCTATAAATAGAGGAAATAGCCCGCTTAGAAAAGATGAAATGGTAGTTTCTGTAACGGGTGATGGTAAACAAGTATTAAATGGATTAAAAGTTGGCGATACATTACAGATAGAACAAAGCCTTAATGAACCATGGAATGCTGCTACAGATATTTTAGGCGTAGGACCGCTTTTAGTTAAAGATGGTCAAGTGGATATAACTTCTGCTGAAGAACAGATTGGTGTAGATGTTACCGGAGCTAAAGCACCTAGAACAGCTGTAGGAATTTTGCGAAATGGTAATGTAATGTTTGCTGTTTTAGATGGTAGACAATCACATAGTAGAGGTATGATGCTTGATGATTTTGCTCGCTTTTTAATCGGTATGGATGTAGTCGATGCCGTAAATTTTGATGGTGGCGGTTCTTCTGAGATGGTAATTGGAGGAAAGATAGTGAATTCCCCATCTGATGGGCGTGAAAGACCAGTAGCTACAGCACTTACAGCTGTACGTAGATAG
- a CDS encoding biotin/lipoyl-binding protein: MKKRNIIFILVIAIFMVCAGSLAMGNAQVEQKAVVGGTVSHTITVGSVVKSGDSLVEISTLTGTTSASRATVDGTVKQILVKQGDEIKAGQVVAYIEQSE; encoded by the coding sequence ATGAAAAAACGGAATATCATATTTATATTAGTAATAGCTATATTTATGGTTTGTGCGGGTTCATTAGCAATGGGTAATGCTCAAGTAGAACAAAAAGCAGTTGTTGGTGGAACAGTAAGTCATACGATAACTGTTGGAAGTGTTGTAAAAAGTGGTGATTCTTTGGTAGAAATATCTACACTTACAGGAACTACATCAGCTTCTAGAGCTACTGTTGATGGTACAGTAAAACAAATTTTAGTAAAACAAGGCGATGAGATAAAAGCAGGACAGGTTGTTGCATATATTGAACAATCTGAATAA
- a CDS encoding SpoIVB peptidase S55 domain-containing protein: MPEIMTTDQIRPGMQGYAETMIQGNQKVDFNVEIMGVVNNGNGSSKQILAKASGALIDDTNGVIHGMSGSPVYVNGKLIGAVARSVGQDVLPYKFYITPIEEMLKIWQLPDPLSTINKSGVKSVNVPTADEYKEKQESFDEDIDKEIEKYKSKVLATPEGEDREKGKAQTRLEEILRDFDGDKTDTEKADLNEETSEVKGSEKQSENTSDKTSEKINENKFEDKNADVKESDIKNEEEKAVENTDKVEKDAETEKSLEDGNKEENKSVETKKEDNAEIKEDSADKEVKETVEDKKTEKTTDETEKDTVKKDDKTEKSSEDEDKIVEVKKDDDEKVKEDNTKDEVKEDKKEDKAKEEAEAAENERFLKALARVNAAGAEKKLNEEISITQFILDSIAKQREINKSSYSMPIDVYVSGFTGNSFEVLKQNLANDNMIPYQGVVFSSDAIGSLNTDIRENASLSAGDAIGVVMVYGDFFAGGTGTVTMVDGDKILAFGHPMTYKGNVNYFLTDADVIGTAGGILNGVKVSSFGKIIGRVNQDRFSGISGILNVYPASVPVRVFVKDKNLGREEEYVAKIAYDEDIIPALTSSIAYASMERTADRSSYGTAKVKFTIKTDELPEGEFTRENMFYDAKDVGQFAIGELTQAMYFLCTNMEKPSNIFDVKVDIEYTSNRNTASIVSAIPSKDKVKPGETITFKVMIKPYRKETEIIEIPYVIPKTQKKGTMAFEVKGGGFVQLAEVLQSGLAINPQDAGQMSTVDRLNDLKNLNKNNEIVITPTVDIQSEQDQSKAIADAVKLSEQISKMSKKEREELNKNRETKMETKYVIDNYVQTSVEVEE, from the coding sequence ATGCCGGAGATAATGACGACTGACCAGATAAGACCGGGAATGCAGGGTTACGCTGAAACAATGATACAAGGCAATCAAAAAGTAGATTTTAATGTCGAGATAATGGGCGTAGTTAATAATGGAAATGGTAGTTCTAAACAAATTTTAGCTAAAGCTTCAGGTGCGCTTATAGATGATACAAACGGTGTTATTCATGGAATGAGCGGTAGCCCTGTATATGTGAACGGAAAATTAATTGGTGCTGTAGCTCGTAGCGTGGGACAGGATGTTTTGCCGTATAAATTTTACATTACGCCGATTGAAGAAATGTTAAAAATTTGGCAACTACCAGACCCATTATCAACTATCAATAAATCAGGTGTAAAATCCGTAAATGTGCCAACTGCAGATGAATATAAAGAAAAGCAAGAGTCTTTTGATGAAGATATAGATAAGGAAATAGAAAAATATAAATCAAAAGTATTGGCTACACCAGAAGGTGAAGACAGAGAAAAAGGCAAGGCACAAACACGTTTAGAAGAAATTTTGCGCGATTTTGATGGTGATAAAACTGATACTGAAAAAGCTGATTTAAATGAAGAAACTAGCGAAGTAAAAGGCAGTGAAAAACAGTCTGAAAATACATCGGATAAAACTTCAGAAAAAATAAATGAGAATAAATTTGAAGATAAAAATGCTGATGTAAAAGAAAGTGACATCAAAAATGAAGAAGAAAAAGCAGTAGAAAATACAGATAAAGTAGAAAAAGATGCTGAAACTGAAAAATCTTTAGAAGATGGAAATAAAGAAGAAAATAAATCTGTTGAAACTAAAAAAGAAGATAATGCAGAAATAAAAGAAGATAGTGCAGATAAAGAAGTTAAAGAAACGGTAGAAGATAAGAAAACAGAAAAAACAACAGATGAAACTGAAAAAGATACTGTCAAAAAAGATGATAAAACTGAAAAATCCTCAGAAGATGAAGATAAAATCGTTGAAGTTAAAAAAGATGATGATGAAAAAGTAAAAGAAGATAACACAAAAGATGAAGTAAAAGAGGATAAAAAGGAAGATAAGGCAAAAGAAGAAGCTGAGGCTGCTGAGAATGAAAGATTTTTAAAGGCTTTGGCAAGAGTTAATGCTGCTGGTGCTGAAAAGAAATTAAATGAAGAAATATCTATAACGCAGTTTATTTTAGATAGCATAGCTAAACAGCGAGAAATAAATAAGAGCAGTTACAGTATGCCTATTGATGTATATGTATCAGGATTTACAGGTAATTCATTTGAAGTTTTAAAACAAAATTTAGCAAATGATAATATGATACCGTATCAAGGCGTTGTTTTTAGCAGTGATGCAATCGGCAGTTTAAATACTGATATAAGAGAAAATGCATCATTGAGTGCAGGCGATGCTATTGGTGTAGTAATGGTTTATGGTGATTTCTTTGCTGGCGGAACTGGAACAGTAACAATGGTTGATGGAGATAAAATTTTAGCTTTTGGTCATCCAATGACTTATAAAGGAAATGTGAATTATTTCTTAACAGATGCTGATGTTATTGGTACAGCTGGTGGTATTTTAAATGGTGTAAAAGTAAGTTCATTTGGTAAAATTATTGGACGTGTAAATCAAGACCGTTTTTCTGGAATATCTGGTATTTTGAATGTATATCCAGCTTCGGTACCAGTTAGAGTTTTTGTAAAGGATAAAAACTTGGGTAGAGAAGAAGAATATGTTGCTAAAATAGCATATGATGAAGATATTATACCAGCACTTACTTCTAGTATTGCATATGCATCTATGGAACGAACAGCTGACCGTTCAAGTTATGGCACAGCTAAGGTTAAATTCACAATAAAGACTGATGAATTGCCAGAGGGTGAATTTACAAGAGAAAATATGTTTTATGATGCAAAAGATGTAGGTCAATTTGCTATTGGTGAATTAACTCAGGCAATGTATTTCCTTTGCACAAATATGGAGAAACCATCTAATATTTTTGATGTAAAAGTAGATATTGAATATACTTCAAATCGCAATACAGCCTCAATTGTCAGTGCTATACCTAGCAAAGATAAAGTAAAACCAGGTGAAACTATTACTTTTAAAGTAATGATAAAACCGTATCGTAAAGAAACGGAAATAATTGAAATTCCATATGTAATACCGAAAACACAGAAAAAAGGTACTATGGCATTTGAAGTAAAAGGTGGCGGTTTTGTACAGCTTGCAGAAGTTTTACAAAGTGGACTTGCTATAAATCCACAAGATGCAGGACAAATGTCAACTGTAGACCGTTTAAATGATTTAAAAAATCTCAATAAAAACAATGAAATTGTTATAACGCCTACTGTGGATATTCAAAGTGAACAAGACCAAAGTAAAGCAATTGCTGATGCTGTTAAATTATCAGAACAAATCAGTAAGATGAGCAAAAAAGAACGCGAAGAACTTAACAAAAATCGTGAAACTAAAATGGAAACTAAATATGTTATTGATAATTATGTGCAGACAAGTGTTGAAGTAGAAGAATAA
- a CDS encoding MlaE family ABC transporter permease yields the protein MIIKFLESIGAYVINCLETLGQFTILVRDTIVQLRHMPRFRHVFQQMSHLGVDTLPIIALTMLFTGMVLTLQTATEFIRLGAQSTVGGIVTIAVGRELGPVLAGVVTAGRVGAAITAEISTMKVTEQIDALKVMATNPIGYLVVPRLIACMCMLPLLVVFGDVIGSLGGWMIANYYDIDIYMYINSIDTFVEVHDVVGGLIKAIVFGAIVAIVGCYYGLNAQNGAEGVGKATTRSVVVSIIVIFFSNCLLSMVLYR from the coding sequence ATGATTATTAAATTTTTAGAAAGTATAGGTGCCTATGTTATAAATTGTCTAGAAACTTTAGGGCAATTTACTATTTTAGTTCGTGATACTATTGTGCAGCTTCGTCATATGCCACGATTTCGCCATGTTTTTCAACAAATGTCACATTTAGGTGTGGATACTTTGCCGATAATTGCGCTTACGATGTTGTTTACAGGTATGGTATTGACATTGCAGACAGCTACTGAATTCATTCGTTTAGGTGCGCAATCAACTGTTGGTGGTATCGTAACGATTGCTGTAGGACGTGAATTAGGTCCTGTTTTAGCGGGCGTAGTTACAGCTGGGCGTGTAGGTGCTGCTATTACTGCGGAAATTAGTACGATGAAGGTAACAGAGCAAATTGATGCTTTAAAAGTCATGGCAACAAATCCAATTGGTTATTTAGTTGTGCCACGATTAATCGCTTGCATGTGTATGTTGCCGTTATTAGTTGTATTCGGCGATGTGATTGGCTCTTTAGGCGGCTGGATGATAGCGAATTATTATGATATAGATATTTATATGTACATCAATTCCATCGATACTTTTGTCGAAGTTCATGATGTTGTTGGTGGTTTGATAAAAGCTATCGTATTCGGTGCAATTGTAGCTATAGTGGGTTGTTATTATGGTTTAAATGCACAAAATGGAGCAGAAGGCGTAGGTAAGGCAACAACTCGTTCTGTTGTGGTTTCTATTATTGTGATATTTTTTAGTAATTGTTTATTATCCATGGTGCTTTATCGATGA